In a single window of the Pseudomonas entomophila genome:
- the rbfA gene encoding 30S ribosome-binding factor RbfA yields MAKEYSRTQRIGDQMQRELAELIRREVKDPRVGLVTITAVDVSRDLGHAKVFITVMGQDGTDAVPQTLKALTSAASFLRLHLGRVMQLRSVPQLHFHFDESVSRGVHLSALIERAVAEDRLHKDADELDAKE; encoded by the coding sequence ATGGCAAAAGAATATAGCCGTACCCAACGCATCGGCGATCAGATGCAGCGTGAGCTGGCCGAACTGATCCGCCGTGAAGTCAAAGATCCGCGCGTCGGCCTGGTGACCATCACCGCAGTCGACGTCAGCCGTGACCTTGGCCACGCCAAGGTCTTCATCACGGTCATGGGGCAGGATGGCACCGATGCCGTGCCGCAGACCCTCAAGGCCCTCACCAGTGCCGCGAGCTTCCTGCGCCTGCACCTGGGCCGCGTCATGCAACTGCGCAGCGTGCCGCAACTGCACTTCCACTTCGATGAAAGCGTCAGCCGTGGTGTCCACCTGTCGGCGCTGATCGAGCGTGCAGTGGCCGAAGACCGCCTGCACAAGGATGCCGACGAGCTGGACGCCAAGGAGTAA
- the truB gene encoding tRNA pseudouridine(55) synthase TruB, producing the protein MAQVKRIRRNVSGIILLDKPLGFTSNAALQKVRWLLNAEKAGHTGSLDPLATGVLPLCFGEATKFSQYLLDSDKGYETVMQMGQTTTTADAEGEVLQTREVTVGRADIEAVIPRFRGDILQVPPMYSALKRDGQPLYKLARAGEVVEREARSVTIGRLELLEHEGTRARLSVGCSKGTYIRTLVEDIGEALGCGAYVAELRRTQAGPFALAQTVTLEELEQAHSEGGNEALDRFLMPSDSGLQDWPLVLLSEHSAFYWLHGQAVRAPDAPQFGMVRVQDHNGRFIGIGEVSEDGRIAPRRLIRSE; encoded by the coding sequence GTGGCCCAGGTCAAACGTATCCGCCGCAATGTCAGCGGCATCATCCTGCTCGACAAACCATTGGGGTTCACCTCCAACGCCGCCTTGCAGAAGGTCCGCTGGTTGCTCAACGCGGAAAAGGCCGGCCATACCGGCAGCCTCGACCCGTTGGCCACCGGCGTGCTGCCGCTGTGCTTCGGTGAAGCGACCAAGTTCTCCCAGTACCTGCTCGATTCCGACAAGGGCTACGAGACGGTCATGCAGATGGGGCAGACCACCACCACCGCGGACGCCGAGGGTGAAGTCCTGCAGACTCGCGAAGTGACCGTTGGTCGCGCCGATATCGAGGCCGTGATCCCGCGTTTTCGGGGTGACATCCTGCAGGTACCGCCGATGTACTCGGCGCTCAAGCGTGATGGCCAGCCGCTTTACAAGCTGGCGCGTGCAGGAGAGGTAGTGGAGCGCGAGGCGCGTTCTGTTACTATTGGCCGCTTGGAGTTGCTTGAGCACGAAGGTACCCGTGCGCGGCTGTCGGTTGGATGCAGCAAAGGCACCTATATCCGCACGCTGGTCGAGGATATCGGTGAGGCGCTGGGCTGTGGAGCCTACGTCGCCGAACTGCGTCGCACCCAGGCCGGGCCTTTCGCGCTGGCACAGACCGTGACGCTCGAGGAACTCGAACAGGCTCATTCTGAAGGTGGCAACGAAGCGCTCGATCGCTTCCTGATGCCTTCCGACAGCGGGCTGCAGGACTGGCCACTGGTGTTGTTGTCCGAGCACAGCGCGTTCTACTGGCTGCATGGCCAGGCGGTACGTGCACCGGACGCACCGCAGTTTGGCATGGTCCGCGTACAGGATCACAATGGTCGCTTCATCGGTATCGGTGAAGTGAGCGAAGACGGGCGCATTGCGCCGCGTCGGCTGATTCGGTCTGAATGA
- the rpsO gene encoding 30S ribosomal protein S15, producing MALSVEEKAQIVADYQQAAGDTGSPEVQVALLTANINKLQGHFKANEKDHHSRRGLIRMVNQRRKLLDYLKGKDTTRYSALIGRLGLRR from the coding sequence ATGGCCCTCAGCGTCGAAGAAAAAGCTCAGATCGTTGCCGATTACCAGCAAGCCGCCGGCGATACCGGTAGCCCGGAAGTGCAGGTTGCTCTGCTGACCGCCAACATCAACAAGCTGCAAGGCCACTTCAAGGCCAACGAAAAAGACCACCACTCCCGTCGTGGTCTGATCCGTATGGTCAACCAGCGTCGTAAGCTGCTGGACTACCTGAAGGGCAAGGACACCACTCGTTACAGCGCCCTGATCGGTCGCCTGGGCCTGCGTCGCTAA
- the pnp gene encoding polyribonucleotide nucleotidyltransferase gives MNPVIKTFQFGQSTVTLETGRIARQATGAVLVTVDNDVTVLVTVVGAKQADPGKGFFPLSVHYQEKTYAAGKIPGGFFKREGRPSEKETLTSRLIDRPIRPLFPEGFMNEVQVVCTVVSTSKKTDPDIAAMIGTSAALAISGIPFEGPIGAARVAFHESTGYLLNPTYEQLAASSLDMVVAGTESAVLMVESEAQELTEDQMLGAVLFAHDEFQAVIKAVKELAAEAAKPTWDWKPADKNSALFDAIRAEFGEAVSQGYTITVKADRYARLGELRDQAVAKFSGEEGQPSASEVKDIFGEIEYRTVRENIVNGKPRIDGRDTKTVRPLNIEVGVLPKTHGSALFTRGETQALVVATLGTARDAQLLDTLEGEKKDPFMLHYNFPPFSVGECGRMGGAGRREIGHGRLARRSVQAMLPAADVFPYTIRVVSEITESNGSSSMASVCGASLALMDAGVPMKAPVAGIAMGLVKEGDKFAVLTDILGDEDHLGDMDFKVAGTAKGVTALQMDIKINGITEEIMEIALGQALEARLNILGQMNQIIGESRTELSANAPTMIAMKIDTDKIRDVIGKGGATIRAICEETKASIDIEDDGSIKIFGETKEAADAAKQRILGITAEAEIGKIYVGKVERIVDFGAFVNILPGKDGLVHISMLSDARVEKVTDVLKEGQEVEVLVLDVDNRGRIKLSIKDVAAAKASGV, from the coding sequence GTGAACCCGGTAATCAAGACATTCCAGTTCGGTCAATCGACCGTTACGCTCGAAACGGGCCGTATTGCCCGTCAGGCCACCGGCGCTGTGCTGGTCACCGTCGACAACGACGTCACCGTGCTGGTGACCGTGGTCGGCGCCAAGCAAGCTGACCCGGGCAAGGGCTTCTTCCCGCTGTCCGTGCACTACCAGGAAAAGACCTACGCCGCTGGCAAGATCCCGGGTGGTTTCTTCAAGCGTGAAGGCCGTCCTTCCGAAAAAGAAACCCTGACCTCGCGTCTGATCGACCGTCCGATCCGTCCGCTGTTCCCTGAAGGCTTCATGAATGAAGTCCAGGTCGTCTGCACCGTCGTTTCGACCAGCAAGAAGACCGATCCGGACATCGCCGCGATGATTGGTACCTCGGCTGCCCTGGCCATCTCGGGCATCCCGTTCGAAGGCCCGATCGGCGCCGCCCGTGTTGCCTTCCACGAAAGCACCGGCTACCTGCTGAACCCAACCTATGAGCAACTGGCTGCCTCGAGCCTGGACATGGTCGTTGCCGGTACTGAGTCCGCCGTGCTGATGGTTGAGTCGGAAGCCCAAGAGCTGACCGAAGACCAGATGCTGGGCGCCGTACTGTTCGCCCACGACGAATTCCAGGCCGTGATCAAAGCGGTCAAAGAGCTGGCCGCCGAAGCCGCCAAGCCGACCTGGGACTGGAAACCGGCTGATAAGAACTCCGCGCTGTTCGACGCCATTCGCGCCGAGTTCGGCGAGGCGGTCTCCCAGGGCTACACCATCACCGTCAAGGCCGACCGTTATGCGCGCCTGGGTGAGCTGCGCGACCAGGCGGTTGCCAAGTTTTCCGGTGAGGAAGGCCAGCCATCGGCCAGTGAAGTCAAAGACATCTTCGGTGAAATCGAATACCGCACCGTTCGCGAAAACATCGTCAACGGCAAGCCACGTATCGACGGCCGCGACACCAAGACCGTACGTCCGCTGAACATTGAAGTCGGCGTTCTGCCCAAGACCCACGGTTCGGCACTGTTCACCCGTGGCGAAACTCAGGCCCTGGTCGTCGCGACTCTGGGTACTGCCCGTGACGCCCAGCTGCTGGACACCCTCGAAGGCGAGAAGAAAGACCCCTTCATGCTGCACTACAATTTCCCGCCGTTCTCGGTGGGCGAGTGTGGCCGCATGGGCGGTGCCGGCCGTCGCGAAATCGGCCACGGCCGTCTGGCCCGCCGTTCGGTCCAGGCCATGCTGCCGGCCGCCGACGTGTTCCCGTACACCATCCGCGTGGTGTCGGAAATCACCGAATCCAACGGCTCCAGCTCCATGGCTTCGGTCTGTGGCGCATCCCTGGCCCTGATGGACGCCGGTGTACCGATGAAGGCGCCGGTTGCCGGTATCGCCATGGGCCTGGTCAAGGAAGGTGACAAGTTCGCCGTGCTGACCGACATCCTGGGTGACGAAGACCACCTGGGCGACATGGACTTCAAGGTAGCCGGTACCGCCAAGGGCGTCACCGCGCTGCAGATGGACATCAAGATCAACGGCATCACCGAAGAGATCATGGAAATCGCCCTGGGCCAGGCCCTGGAAGCGCGCCTGAACATCCTCGGCCAGATGAACCAGATCATCGGCGAGTCGCGTACCGAACTGTCGGCCAACGCCCCGACCATGATCGCGATGAAGATCGACACCGACAAGATCCGTGACGTCATCGGTAAAGGTGGCGCCACCATCCGCGCCATCTGCGAAGAAACCAAGGCCTCGATCGATATCGAGGACGACGGTTCGATCAAGATCTTCGGCGAAACCAAGGAAGCCGCGGACGCTGCCAAGCAACGCATCCTGGGTATTACCGCTGAGGCCGAGATCGGCAAGATCTATGTCGGTAAGGTCGAGCGCATCGTCGACTTCGGCGCCTTCGTCAACATCCTGCCGGGCAAGGACGGCCTGGTGCACATCTCCATGCTGAGCGATGCTCGCGTCGAGAAAGTCACCGACGTGCTGAAGGAAGGTCAGGAAGTCGAAGTGCTGGTACTGGACGTGGACAACCGCGGCCGTATCAAGCTGTCGATCAAGGACGTTGCCGCTGCCAAGGCTTCGGGCGTCTGA